From the genome of Candidatus Zixiibacteriota bacterium, one region includes:
- a CDS encoding FISUMP domain-containing protein has protein sequence MKRTALALCLSALLWSCSDDNGTNSNGNDPVAPQVVSTIPANGATAVSRDISLQATFSRDMDPGTITSATFTLSGGVTGVVTYNDKTAVFDPVATLDAGAAYTATISTAAKDQTGTPLANSYTWSFTTAASPANTVTDIDGNVYQTVTIGTQVWMKENLRVTHYRNGDAIPRKGNSTDWTNYFLGAFCEYNNNIADATTYGRLYNWYAVHDTRNIAPAGWHVATDDDWKQLEIFLGMSHTEADRMGARGTDQGGKLKEPGTAHWASPNTGATNESGFTALPAGNRTSTGEFLGLGYSANFWTSSQDSGQNPITRSLGYT, from the coding sequence ATGAAACGAACGGCACTGGCACTGTGTCTTTCGGCGCTGCTGTGGTCGTGCAGCGACGACAACGGCACCAATTCAAATGGCAATGACCCTGTCGCCCCACAGGTCGTCTCCACCATTCCCGCGAACGGCGCGACAGCTGTGTCGCGCGACATATCCCTGCAGGCCACGTTCTCACGGGATATGGACCCGGGAACCATTACTTCCGCCACCTTCACCTTAAGCGGCGGAGTCACCGGCGTCGTCACCTACAATGACAAAACAGCGGTCTTTGATCCGGTAGCAACTCTCGATGCGGGTGCCGCATACACCGCGACGATATCGACGGCGGCAAAGGACCAAACCGGTACCCCGCTGGCCAATTCCTATACTTGGTCGTTTACTACAGCCGCCTCGCCTGCAAACACGGTGACGGACATCGACGGTAATGTATACCAGACCGTAACCATCGGCACGCAGGTCTGGATGAAGGAGAATCTGCGGGTTACCCATTACCGCAACGGCGACGCGATTCCCCGTAAAGGCAATTCCACCGACTGGACCAATTACTTTCTCGGAGCGTTTTGCGAATACAATAACAACATAGCCGACGCGACTACCTACGGCAGGCTGTACAACTGGTATGCTGTCCACGACACCCGCAATATAGCTCCCGCGGGATGGCACGTGGCCACTGATGATGACTGGAAGCAACTAGAAATATTTCTCGGCATGAGCCATACCGAGGCCGATCGCATGGGTGCGCGCGGAACCGATCAGGGAGGAAAACTGAAAGAACCGGGCACCGCCCACTGGGCCAGTCCCAACACCGGTGCCACTAATGAGAGCGGGTTCACCGCACTCCCGGCCGGGAATCGAACCAGCACCGGGGAATTCCTCGGTCTCGGATATTCCGCAAACTTCTGGACATCATCGCAGGACTCCGGGCAGAATCCGATCACGAGAAGTCTCGGATACAC
- a CDS encoding tyrosine-type recombinase/integrase: MSRLLDATHSVRDRTILALMAGTGMRRAEVVSLDIRDLRLGENLLVVRSGKGGKSRLIPLTSTLAALLQSCLGGRTAGPVFLSRFKGPLCSRQLNRIVETAGKRAGIDHPDPRKIRLTCHLFRHTFARLWKDAGGSIETLSSILGHASQATTLDLYGREGLSDVRANYARTMKKIGI, translated from the coding sequence TTGAGCAGGCTTCTGGACGCGACCCATTCGGTTCGCGACCGGACGATTTTGGCGCTCATGGCAGGAACCGGCATGCGGCGGGCGGAGGTTGTTTCGCTCGATATCCGGGACCTCAGGCTCGGGGAAAACCTTCTGGTCGTGCGCTCAGGCAAGGGCGGGAAGTCCCGTCTCATTCCGCTCACATCGACACTGGCAGCCTTGCTTCAAAGCTGTCTCGGTGGCCGCACGGCAGGGCCGGTGTTTCTGAGCAGGTTCAAAGGCCCGCTCTGCAGCAGGCAACTGAATCGTATCGTGGAAACCGCCGGGAAGCGGGCGGGCATCGACCATCCGGATCCCCGGAAGATTCGGCTCACCTGTCACCTGTTCCGTCACACCTTTGCCCGATTGTGGAAAGACGCCGGAGGCAGCATTGAGACATTGTCCTCGATTCTCGGGCACGCCAGCCAGGCTACTACCCTCGACCTATACGGCAGGGAAGGGTTGTCCGACGTCAGAGCCAACTACGCCAGAACCATGAAGAAAATCGGCATATAG